In the genome of Methylophaga nitratireducenticrescens, one region contains:
- a CDS encoding response regulator transcription factor, whose translation MRILLVEDDVQMGPTLQNALSQAGYAVDLSVDGIDAEALGDIEPYDLIVLDLGLPKRSGMEVLQNWRSRNNHVPVVILTARGSWEEKVQGFKTGADDYVAKPFQTEELLARISAVLKRSSGTSGGPLQAAGLLLDEDAQSVKLKDGRFFNLTGTEFRLLRYFMLHPGQVISKSRLTEHVYEYDSDRDSNVIEVYVNRLRQKVGTDLIQTRRGQGYIFGPA comes from the coding sequence ATGCGAATATTGCTGGTTGAAGATGATGTGCAGATGGGCCCAACGTTACAGAATGCATTATCACAAGCAGGTTATGCCGTTGATTTGTCTGTCGATGGTATTGATGCTGAAGCCTTGGGCGATATTGAACCCTATGATCTGATTGTATTGGATCTGGGGTTACCTAAACGCTCTGGCATGGAAGTACTGCAAAACTGGAGAAGTCGTAACAATCATGTACCTGTGGTCATTTTGACGGCCAGAGGCAGCTGGGAAGAAAAAGTACAGGGATTTAAAACGGGCGCAGACGACTATGTGGCCAAACCGTTTCAGACAGAAGAGTTATTGGCTCGGATCAGTGCCGTACTGAAACGTAGTTCCGGCACCAGTGGCGGGCCATTACAGGCTGCCGGATTACTGCTTGATGAAGATGCTCAGTCAGTTAAGTTAAAAGATGGCCGTTTTTTTAACTTAACGGGAACGGAGTTCCGACTGTTACGCTACTTTATGTTGCATCCAGGCCAGGTTATATCGAAAAGTCGTCTGACAGAGCATGTTTATGAATACGATAGTGATCGAGATAGCAACGTGATTGAGGTGTATGTCAATCGATTGCGACAGAAGGTCGGTACAGATTTGATTCAGACCCGCCGTGGACAAGGCTATATCTTCGGTCCTGCATGA
- a CDS encoding ATP-binding protein, with protein MNSLKRRLSIGLTFTLSLLILLQWALITLVIERVTETQLLERLENESEGLLASVEVNPDGSFYLSSLRLSSLYQRPFSGHYYVVCSVASCKQSRSLWDESLKIEQLSSGQKIQSLLNGPNEERLFSLQRGYFKQGHSLTIMVGQNISELEEDIFQFQMLYSLVSAIGLFVLLLIQWLIVGKALQPLQHIQQQLSRLRRGETEAIEAQGPEEIQPMVEELNRLLKTMTRKTHRSRAALGNLAHALKTRLTLLNQTAESSELKGMPETQNALHQVSQHMEQIIERELKRARLLGASMPGKKVDLEQEIAEISRTLQLLYRDKSPIIDWEIEAGLLFFGDREDLLEMLGNLLENACKWCRKRINIHVYQNQYCCFVVEDDGQGCDESKMSQLPQRGFRADESVPGSGLGLAIVSDIVESYGGEIRFSQSSMGGLKVEVRLLLTV; from the coding sequence ATGAACTCCTTAAAACGCCGACTGTCGATTGGTCTGACATTTACCTTGAGTCTGTTGATCTTATTACAATGGGCTCTGATAACACTGGTTATTGAACGTGTTACTGAAACACAATTGCTGGAGCGTCTGGAAAATGAAAGTGAAGGACTGCTGGCCAGCGTTGAAGTCAACCCAGATGGCTCGTTCTACCTTAGCTCGCTTCGCCTGAGCAGCTTGTATCAACGACCTTTTTCTGGCCATTACTATGTCGTATGTTCTGTCGCGTCCTGTAAACAGTCTCGATCCTTATGGGATGAATCATTAAAAATTGAACAACTTTCCAGCGGTCAAAAAATACAATCACTACTGAATGGCCCGAATGAAGAGCGCCTGTTCAGTCTGCAACGTGGCTATTTCAAACAAGGTCACAGTCTGACCATTATGGTGGGTCAGAATATCAGTGAACTGGAGGAAGATATTTTTCAGTTTCAGATGCTGTACTCCCTGGTATCCGCTATTGGGCTGTTTGTACTATTGCTCATCCAATGGCTAATTGTTGGCAAGGCACTTCAGCCCTTACAGCACATTCAACAACAACTTTCACGGTTGCGCCGTGGAGAAACGGAAGCCATTGAAGCTCAGGGACCAGAAGAAATTCAGCCGATGGTAGAAGAATTAAACCGTCTTTTAAAAACCATGACCCGTAAAACTCACCGTTCACGCGCCGCATTAGGTAATTTGGCTCATGCACTTAAAACCCGGTTAACCCTTTTAAATCAAACCGCTGAAAGTTCCGAGCTAAAAGGCATGCCTGAGACACAAAACGCATTGCATCAAGTCAGCCAACATATGGAACAAATTATTGAAAGAGAATTAAAACGTGCCCGTTTATTGGGTGCATCGATGCCCGGAAAAAAAGTCGATCTGGAGCAGGAAATTGCTGAAATATCCAGGACTTTGCAATTGCTTTATCGTGACAAATCTCCCATCATCGATTGGGAAATTGAAGCTGGTCTACTGTTTTTTGGTGATCGTGAAGATCTGCTGGAGATGCTGGGCAATCTGCTGGAAAACGCCTGCAAATGGTGTCGAAAACGGATCAATATTCATGTTTATCAAAACCAGTATTGCTGTTTTGTGGTTGAGGATGATGGTCAGGGTTGCGATGAGAGCAAAATGTCACAGCTGCCACAACGAGGATTCAGGGCGGATGAATCAGTGCCTGGTAGTGGCCTGGGTTTAGCTATTGTGTCTGACATTGTGGAGAGCTATGGCGGTGAAATACGATTCAGTCAATCTTCCATGGGTGGGCTGAAAGTGGAAGTTCGCTTACTTTTGACGGTCTAA
- the cfa gene encoding cyclopropane fatty acyl phospholipid synthase: MLKEAADLAGVSFNGDQPWDIQVFDSRVYRRVLTQGSLGFGESYMDNMWESHQLDELFHRLLKVDIEKHLGSVAKIRLYFEMFRQNLFNRQTSKRAYEVGKKHYDTGNDIFQGMLDSTMSYSCGYWAKADNLAQAQKHKLDLICRKLMLQPGEQVLEIGCGWGSFAQYAAENYGVEVHGITISKEQQTMAQQRCVGLPVTIELMDYRDLEGQFDKIVSIGMFEHVGPKNYSIYFDSAMKLLKPEGLFLLHTIGIHATSLKVDPWIDKYIFRNGKLPSAEELASVLNSRFVIEDWHNFGTDYDKTLMAWWENFDKAWPDLSTHYDERFYRMWKYYLHSCAGFFRSKQGQLWQLVLSKRGREGEYRSLR; encoded by the coding sequence ATTTTAAAGGAGGCGGCGGATCTCGCTGGTGTCAGTTTTAATGGCGATCAGCCCTGGGATATACAGGTGTTTGATTCAAGAGTCTATCGGCGGGTGTTAACTCAGGGTTCTCTCGGCTTTGGTGAGAGTTACATGGATAATATGTGGGAAAGCCATCAACTGGATGAGCTGTTTCATAGACTGTTGAAGGTTGATATTGAAAAGCATCTTGGAAGTGTAGCCAAAATCCGTTTGTATTTTGAAATGTTTCGCCAGAACCTGTTCAATCGTCAAACCAGTAAACGAGCGTACGAAGTTGGGAAAAAGCACTACGATACTGGCAATGATATTTTCCAGGGCATGCTGGATTCGACAATGAGCTATTCCTGTGGTTACTGGGCAAAGGCGGATAATCTGGCTCAGGCGCAAAAGCATAAGCTGGATTTAATCTGCAGAAAACTCATGCTTCAACCCGGTGAGCAGGTGCTTGAAATTGGCTGTGGCTGGGGCAGTTTTGCTCAATATGCTGCAGAGAATTATGGCGTAGAAGTCCATGGCATTACTATTTCAAAAGAGCAGCAAACCATGGCCCAGCAGCGTTGTGTTGGTTTACCTGTGACGATTGAATTGATGGATTATCGCGATCTGGAAGGTCAATTCGACAAAATTGTTTCCATCGGTATGTTCGAGCATGTTGGGCCCAAAAATTATTCCATCTATTTTGACAGCGCAATGAAATTGCTCAAGCCGGAAGGACTGTTTCTGCTGCATACCATCGGCATTCACGCCACTTCGTTGAAAGTCGATCCATGGATTGATAAATACATCTTTCGTAATGGCAAATTGCCTTCGGCAGAAGAACTGGCATCAGTCCTTAACAGCCGTTTTGTCATCGAGGACTGGCATAATTTCGGCACGGATTATGACAAAACACTGATGGCGTGGTGGGAAAATTTCGATAAAGCCTGGCCCGATTTATCCACCCACTATGATGAAAGGTTTTACCGTATGTGGAAATATTATTTGCATAGCTGTGCCGGTTTCTTTCGCTCCAAACAAGGCCAGTTATGGCAACTCGTATTAAGTAAACGAGGCCGTGAAGGCGAGTACCGCTCTCTAAGATAA
- a CDS encoding hybrid sensor histidine kinase/response regulator yields the protein MIISRLQNSPLLDWLVFLLLVLVLLADRYTVPGFAHGVLYTPILVLSGIGNRLRRLTITFTFCLLFVWSGVLIMPAGMEAILQSQFVANRILATLALITIFFLSRFTISSQQQQTKNQQQLKLAAEIAKLGYWQWDKTGFLQLSPEAAQLLEQKNLNPFTQKQFVSWFSEKQQDALTQALKATLQNQQPLDGEFLFASQKGPRRLRIMAYHDRHVTEHIQGIIQDVHDSKLIESSLLEEQRRSSYMAETTLQLMWTVTKEGLLDSVSRYTLEFFGESEAYILQNWLELLHPDDQLAASERWWHSMRTGDAYSDEYRLRRFDGEYLWFLAQASAIHDEQGQIIKWYGTSINIHQTKMLQQQSEALSQQLQNTLESITDAFFTLNPELYFNYVNNHAVALFNIPQSRLLNHKSIEDTDIDPSGFLHKKLSLALSQQQVISFEYFYDAKQLWLDVRVYPSNNGLTVYLRDVTRQRREGEELKLLRSAVSQLNDVVIITEASRNSHEKPNIVFVNSAFERVTGYNRQEVIGKTLQILHGPNTEKNELRKIKAAYNAWQPIRAQLTQYHKNGREIVLELNSVPIGLTAGWYTHWVSVERDITEERHLQQQLQLAQRMEAIGQLTGGIAHDFNNLLTVITGNTELLIEALTDNPTLQPLAKLISSAAERGAGLTRNLLAFARRQPLSPEAVNINMLIRNIEPLLRSSLGQKYQLELNLSSDIWPVMIDPVQLESSLLNLTLNARDAMPEGGKLKIVTERFILPNHQKIPLNELEAGEYIKIDVIDNGDGIPPALQDKVFEPFFTTKPAGKGSGLGLSMVFGFIKQSGGHIQVESELGRGTRFQLLLPHNDLVTPVSVLQEIDSPITTPHYQQTILVVEDNDLVRHYALSQLRDAGYQVLSAADGHQALNWLASAQQIDLLFTDVLMPGGLSGYELAQQARQLRKNLPVLYTSGYTEKVLNEEEKQNGSIPILNKPYHRAALLNKVAQMLAYKT from the coding sequence ATGATCATAAGCCGTTTACAGAACAGTCCTTTGTTGGATTGGCTGGTTTTTTTATTGCTGGTTCTGGTGTTGTTAGCCGATAGATACACTGTCCCGGGCTTTGCCCACGGAGTGTTATATACTCCCATTCTCGTGCTATCCGGTATCGGTAACCGTCTTCGTCGTCTGACAATTACTTTTACGTTCTGTCTTCTCTTTGTCTGGTCTGGTGTATTGATAATGCCCGCAGGTATGGAAGCCATTTTACAGTCTCAGTTTGTCGCTAATCGAATATTGGCAACGCTGGCGTTAATAACGATCTTTTTTCTTAGCCGTTTTACCATAAGCTCTCAACAGCAACAGACTAAAAACCAGCAGCAGCTCAAACTTGCTGCTGAAATCGCAAAACTGGGTTATTGGCAATGGGATAAGACAGGTTTTTTGCAGTTAAGTCCCGAAGCCGCACAACTTCTGGAACAAAAAAATCTCAACCCGTTTACGCAAAAACAATTTGTTTCCTGGTTCTCGGAGAAACAGCAGGATGCCTTGACTCAGGCATTAAAAGCCACATTACAAAACCAACAGCCCCTTGATGGTGAGTTCCTTTTTGCCAGCCAGAAGGGGCCGCGACGACTCCGAATAATGGCTTATCATGATCGGCATGTGACAGAGCATATTCAGGGCATCATTCAGGATGTCCATGACAGTAAACTGATTGAGAGCAGTTTATTAGAAGAACAGCGTCGTTCTAGTTATATGGCTGAAACGACCCTGCAATTGATGTGGACCGTCACCAAAGAAGGGTTGTTGGACTCTGTATCGCGTTACACCCTCGAGTTTTTCGGTGAATCAGAAGCTTATATTCTTCAAAACTGGCTTGAGCTTCTGCACCCTGATGATCAGTTGGCTGCAAGTGAACGCTGGTGGCATTCAATGAGAACTGGAGACGCCTATTCCGATGAGTACCGTCTACGACGTTTTGATGGTGAATATCTGTGGTTTTTGGCTCAAGCCAGTGCCATCCACGATGAACAGGGTCAAATCATAAAATGGTATGGCACCAGCATTAATATTCACCAAACTAAAATGCTGCAACAACAAAGTGAAGCCTTATCACAGCAACTGCAGAATACGCTGGAAAGCATCACTGACGCCTTTTTCACCTTAAACCCGGAATTATATTTTAATTATGTGAATAATCATGCCGTCGCTTTATTTAATATTCCGCAATCACGACTACTGAATCATAAAAGTATCGAAGACACCGATATTGATCCCAGCGGTTTCTTGCATAAAAAACTGTCATTAGCACTATCGCAACAGCAAGTGATTTCATTTGAATATTTTTATGATGCAAAACAACTCTGGCTGGATGTCAGAGTTTACCCTTCAAATAATGGGTTAACTGTCTATTTACGGGATGTGACTCGTCAACGCCGAGAAGGTGAAGAGCTTAAATTATTGCGAAGCGCCGTTTCACAACTTAATGACGTAGTCATTATTACAGAAGCTTCGCGTAATTCTCACGAAAAACCCAATATCGTTTTTGTTAATAGTGCTTTTGAACGCGTAACGGGTTATAACCGTCAGGAAGTCATCGGAAAAACGTTACAAATCCTGCATGGGCCAAATACTGAAAAAAATGAACTCCGTAAAATTAAAGCCGCCTACAACGCCTGGCAACCCATCCGAGCTCAACTGACGCAGTATCATAAAAATGGCCGTGAGATAGTGCTGGAACTGAATAGCGTGCCCATTGGATTAACGGCTGGTTGGTATACTCACTGGGTTTCAGTAGAACGTGACATAACCGAAGAACGCCATTTACAACAACAATTACAACTGGCTCAACGCATGGAGGCCATAGGGCAATTAACCGGCGGCATTGCCCATGATTTCAACAACCTGTTAACCGTCATCACAGGAAATACAGAACTATTAATTGAAGCCCTTACTGATAACCCAACCTTGCAACCTTTAGCAAAACTAATCAGTAGTGCAGCAGAACGTGGAGCAGGGTTAACCCGTAATCTGCTGGCCTTTGCCAGACGCCAGCCATTATCGCCAGAAGCGGTTAATATCAATATGTTGATACGTAATATTGAGCCCTTATTACGAAGTTCATTGGGTCAAAAATATCAACTGGAGCTAAATCTTAGTAGTGATATCTGGCCGGTTATGATCGATCCGGTTCAACTGGAAAGTAGCCTGTTAAACCTGACGCTCAATGCTCGTGATGCAATGCCTGAAGGGGGCAAGCTTAAGATAGTTACCGAACGATTTATCTTGCCAAATCATCAAAAAATTCCACTAAACGAACTTGAGGCAGGTGAGTACATAAAAATTGATGTTATAGATAACGGTGATGGCATACCTCCAGCGTTACAGGATAAAGTATTTGAACCCTTTTTCACGACCAAGCCAGCCGGAAAAGGCAGTGGTCTTGGGTTAAGTATGGTGTTTGGCTTTATCAAACAATCTGGCGGACATATTCAGGTGGAGTCTGAGCTTGGCCGGGGGACACGATTCCAGCTGTTACTCCCTCATAATGACTTAGTGACTCCTGTCTCAGTACTACAGGAGATTGATTCTCCGATAACGACACCGCATTATCAGCAAACAATCCTCGTGGTCGAAGATAATGATCTTGTCAGACATTATGCACTTTCCCAGCTACGGGATGCCGGTTATCAGGTGCTGTCAGCGGCAGATGGTCATCAAGCTTTAAACTGGCTTGCGTCTGCACAGCAAATTGATTTACTGTTCACAGATGTACTCATGCCCGGAGGACTGAGTGGCTACGAATTGGCACAACAAGCCCGACAGCTGCGAAAAAACCTGCCTGTTTTATACACATCCGGATACACTGAAAAAGTATTAAACGAAGAAGAAAAACAAAATGGAAGCATCCCTATTTTAAATAAGCCTTATCATCGTGCCGCGCTATT
- the hmpA gene encoding NO-inducible flavohemoprotein — MKPETFDIIRQTVPVLEQHGELLADCFYKNMFHNNPEVKAFFNPAHQHSGAQQRALAATICAYARHIENFDQLQQLIGLISQKHVSFGIKPEHYPIVENHFLLALREVMGESATEEVIEAWTEAYGVLAGIFIDKEDDLYHQQQDKYGWTGFKTFLLFRRYSESSDITSFYLRPTDNKPLQAYLPGQYITLKAQLTDGRQIMRNYSLSMSPRDDYFRISVKRHVGMPGQQAGVMSNLLHDRLHDGDLLLVSPPVGSFVLKRHDTVNHPVVLIAGGVGITPLMAMLQSGLVQDSKRSFTLIQLARNDEVLPFYEELSGLAETYPNLHWYIRLSQPLTDDHNKQIHHSEGYIDHALFKQLSLDLQADYYLCGPPAMMQNTVRLLQEYGVNGSSIFIEYFGPYQQQPQARRFT, encoded by the coding sequence ATGAAGCCTGAAACTTTCGATATTATTCGTCAAACAGTGCCCGTCCTGGAGCAGCATGGCGAATTATTAGCTGACTGTTTTTACAAAAATATGTTCCACAATAATCCAGAAGTTAAAGCGTTTTTCAATCCGGCTCATCAACATTCCGGTGCTCAGCAAAGGGCTTTGGCTGCAACCATCTGTGCGTATGCCCGCCATATTGAGAACTTTGACCAATTACAACAATTAATAGGGCTTATCTCTCAAAAACATGTTTCTTTTGGGATAAAACCAGAACATTACCCTATTGTTGAAAATCATTTTCTGTTGGCGCTTCGCGAAGTAATGGGCGAATCGGCAACAGAGGAAGTCATCGAAGCCTGGACAGAAGCTTATGGTGTGTTGGCAGGTATTTTTATCGACAAAGAAGATGATTTATATCATCAACAACAGGATAAATATGGCTGGACTGGATTTAAGACGTTCCTCCTGTTTCGACGGTATTCAGAAAGTAGCGATATAACGTCCTTCTATTTACGACCAACGGATAACAAGCCGTTACAAGCATATTTACCAGGTCAGTATATTACTCTGAAAGCCCAACTGACCGACGGTAGGCAGATAATGCGTAATTATAGTTTGTCAATGTCTCCACGAGATGATTATTTTCGCATCAGTGTAAAAAGACATGTAGGTATGCCAGGCCAACAAGCCGGGGTAATGTCAAACTTATTGCATGATCGTTTACACGATGGTGACCTGCTTTTGGTGTCTCCGCCGGTTGGAAGCTTTGTCTTAAAACGGCATGACACTGTTAATCATCCAGTCGTCCTTATTGCTGGTGGAGTGGGAATAACACCACTCATGGCCATGTTGCAAAGTGGTTTGGTTCAAGATAGCAAACGGTCTTTTACCTTGATTCAGTTAGCCAGAAATGATGAGGTTTTGCCGTTTTATGAGGAATTATCCGGACTGGCTGAAACCTACCCAAATTTGCATTGGTACATTCGATTAAGCCAGCCTTTAACCGATGACCATAACAAGCAGATTCATCATAGTGAAGGTTATATCGATCATGCATTATTTAAACAGTTATCACTGGACTTACAAGCAGACTATTATCTGTGTGGCCCGCCGGCAATGATGCAAAACACGGTGAGGCTACTTCAAGAGTACGGCGTAAATGGCTCCTCTATTTTCATTGAATATTTTGGACCTTATCAACAACAGCCTCAGGCAAGGCGCTTTACATGA
- a CDS encoding RrF2 family transcriptional regulator, giving the protein MQLTTHTDYALRLLVYLAIHHGKQAPTIPDAAARFDMSSNHLAKVAQTLVQHGYIVSYRGRGGGLKLALPIDEIGIGKLVRKTENLRLLPCFGSEASCPIQPACFLKNALHKAQDAFLKVLDDYTLADMVLNQDRLQEILKISEPA; this is encoded by the coding sequence ATGCAGCTGACTACGCATACCGATTATGCCCTTAGATTACTGGTATATCTGGCGATACATCATGGAAAGCAAGCACCGACTATTCCGGATGCGGCAGCACGATTTGACATGTCATCCAATCATCTTGCAAAAGTCGCACAAACATTGGTTCAGCATGGCTATATTGTCAGCTATCGAGGCCGTGGAGGTGGCTTGAAACTGGCTTTACCAATCGATGAAATCGGCATAGGAAAACTGGTGAGGAAAACGGAAAACCTGCGATTACTCCCCTGTTTCGGGAGTGAAGCCTCCTGCCCGATCCAGCCAGCTTGTTTTTTGAAAAATGCTCTGCATAAAGCCCAGGATGCCTTTCTAAAGGTACTGGATGATTACACGTTGGCCGATATGGTATTAAATCAGGATCGGCTGCAGGAAATACTGAAAATATCGGAACCCGCATGA
- a CDS encoding 5-formyltetrahydrofolate cyclo-ligase has protein sequence MTTWKQWRNEQRYRLTQQRLAFANDLRLIHQVALFNQLQLIIDPLPKGTIGFYWPIRGEIDCRDFICGLIKQGWQAALPKIIAPKQALQFRQWRPETIMQAETWDIPVPQNTPIVEPDVLIIPLVGFDKDLHRLGNGGGFYDRTLAVSEKPLYIGVGFQWMLLESIDPQPHDIPMDKIVTEEQIYS, from the coding sequence ATGACCACTTGGAAACAATGGCGCAACGAACAACGTTATCGGCTAACTCAACAACGGTTAGCTTTTGCTAATGATCTCCGCTTGATCCATCAGGTAGCGTTGTTTAATCAATTACAGTTAATTATTGATCCGCTACCCAAAGGTACTATTGGCTTCTACTGGCCCATTCGTGGTGAAATTGATTGCCGTGATTTTATTTGTGGACTCATCAAACAAGGCTGGCAAGCCGCTTTACCAAAGATTATTGCCCCCAAACAAGCTTTGCAATTTCGTCAATGGCGGCCAGAAACCATTATGCAGGCTGAAACATGGGATATTCCGGTTCCACAAAATACCCCCATCGTTGAACCTGATGTACTGATTATTCCATTAGTCGGTTTTGACAAGGATTTACATCGTTTGGGAAATGGCGGAGGGTTTTATGATCGCACTTTGGCCGTTTCTGAAAAACCATTATATATTGGTGTTGGATTTCAATGGATGTTACTTGAAAGCATAGATCCTCAACCGCATGATATCCCCATGGATAAGATTGTTACCGAAGAACAGATTTATTCATAA
- a CDS encoding PepSY domain-containing protein yields MQQPNKITLAALFASALTVSTSVVMADDDMHSMQEKVDTFGLISVEDAKNIALKAKSGVVDDIELDGIDNGGGWEYEVEVVQEDGTEWDIDIHAKTGEIRKVERD; encoded by the coding sequence ATGCAACAACCTAATAAAATCACTTTAGCCGCTTTATTTGCTTCGGCACTGACTGTTTCCACCTCTGTTGTTATGGCAGACGATGATATGCATTCAATGCAGGAGAAAGTGGATACGTTTGGACTGATCAGCGTGGAAGACGCTAAAAATATTGCTTTGAAAGCCAAGTCAGGAGTCGTTGATGATATTGAGTTAGATGGAATCGACAATGGTGGCGGCTGGGAATATGAAGTCGAAGTAGTACAAGAAGATGGTACGGAATGGGATATCGATATCCATGCCAAAACGGGTGAAATCCGAAAAGTAGAACGGGATTGA
- a CDS encoding catalase: MAGKQKLTTIGGAPVVDNQNSMTTGPRGPLLMQDVWFLEKMAHFDREVIPERRMHAKGSGAFGTFTVTNDITQYTRAKIFAEVGKQTELFARFSTVAGERGAADAERDIRGFAVKFYTEEGNWDMVGNNTPVFFLRDPLKFPDLNHAVKRDPKTNMRSAQNNWDFWTLLPEALHQVTIVMSDRGLPKSYRHMHGFGSHTYSFINANNERFWVKFHFKCMQGIENLTDEEAARAVGEDRESHQKDLFEAIDRADYPRWELKVQVMPEKDADTYHVHPFDLTKVWPHKDYPLIDVGVMELNRNPENYHAEVEQSAFTPANVVPGISFSPDKMLHGRLFSYGDAHRYRLGVNHHQIPVNTPRCPYHSYHRDGAMRVDGNYGSTKGYEPNSYGEWQEQPNFSEPPLAINGAADHWNFREDDDDYYSQPGNLFRLMTPEKQQVLFENTARAIDGADDEVKKRHIRNCLKADHAYGKGVADAIGISLNDVN; this comes from the coding sequence ATGGCAGGCAAACAAAAACTCACCACAATTGGTGGTGCACCGGTTGTAGATAACCAGAACAGCATGACAACTGGTCCCCGTGGCCCGTTATTGATGCAGGATGTGTGGTTTCTGGAGAAAATGGCTCACTTTGATCGTGAGGTTATACCTGAGCGACGAATGCACGCTAAGGGTTCTGGTGCTTTTGGCACGTTTACGGTGACCAACGATATCACTCAATACACCCGTGCCAAAATCTTTGCTGAAGTTGGCAAACAGACGGAATTATTTGCCCGATTCTCCACTGTTGCCGGTGAAAGAGGGGCGGCAGACGCAGAGCGGGATATTCGTGGATTTGCCGTTAAGTTCTATACCGAAGAAGGTAACTGGGACATGGTTGGTAATAACACTCCGGTGTTTTTCCTGCGTGATCCGTTGAAGTTTCCGGATTTGAATCATGCCGTAAAACGGGATCCTAAGACCAATATGCGTAGCGCACAGAATAATTGGGATTTCTGGACCTTATTACCTGAAGCACTTCATCAGGTAACGATTGTAATGAGTGATCGCGGTTTGCCAAAAAGTTACCGTCACATGCACGGCTTTGGCAGTCATACCTATAGTTTTATCAATGCGAATAACGAGCGCTTTTGGGTGAAATTTCACTTCAAATGCATGCAGGGTATTGAAAACCTGACCGATGAGGAGGCGGCCAGAGCCGTCGGTGAAGATCGTGAAAGTCATCAAAAGGATTTATTTGAAGCAATTGATCGCGCTGATTATCCCCGCTGGGAATTAAAAGTGCAGGTTATGCCTGAAAAAGATGCAGATACCTATCATGTTCATCCATTTGATCTGACGAAAGTCTGGCCACATAAAGATTATCCGTTGATCGATGTTGGTGTAATGGAGCTGAATCGTAACCCTGAAAACTATCATGCAGAGGTAGAGCAATCAGCGTTTACACCGGCTAACGTTGTGCCAGGGATTAGCTTTTCTCCAGATAAAATGTTGCATGGACGGTTGTTTTCTTATGGTGATGCCCATAGATATAGGTTAGGGGTGAATCATCATCAGATACCGGTGAATACACCTAGATGTCCTTATCACAGTTATCATCGGGATGGGGCAATGCGAGTTGATGGTAATTACGGAAGTACCAAAGGCTATGAACCTAATAGCTATGGAGAATGGCAGGAACAACCTAATTTCAGTGAACCGCCGTTAGCCATCAATGGTGCTGCAGATCATTGGAACTTTAGGGAAGATGATGATGACTACTATTCACAACCCGGTAACTTGTTCCGTTTGATGACGCCAGAGAAACAGCAAGTGCTGTTTGAAAATACTGCTCGGGCAATTGATGGTGCTGATGACGAAGTTAAGAAACGTCATATTCGCAATTGTCTGAAAGCAGATCATGCCTACGGCAAAGGTGTGGCGGATGCGATTGGTATTTCGCTGAACGATGTGAACTAA
- a CDS encoding PepSY domain-containing protein: MMKQLFSSAIRLIRFLLISVIITSPVRAEDVNHSEARTLRESGKILPLETILEKSKAFRQGEAIDTELERDNGMLVYEIEVLDDQGRVWELEFDATNGDLLELELDD, from the coding sequence ATGATGAAACAGCTATTTTCTTCTGCAATTCGATTAATCCGTTTTTTATTAATTTCTGTGATTATCACAAGCCCTGTAAGAGCTGAAGATGTAAACCATTCTGAAGCGAGAACGTTGCGTGAATCTGGCAAGATCCTGCCATTAGAAACTATTCTTGAAAAATCCAAGGCGTTCCGTCAGGGAGAAGCTATTGACACTGAGCTTGAGCGGGATAACGGCATGCTGGTTTATGAAATTGAGGTTCTGGATGATCAAGGTCGCGTGTGGGAGCTCGAGTTTGACGCAACCAATGGTGATTTACTCGAACTCGAGCTGGACGATTAA